From Candidatus Edwardsbacteria bacterium, the proteins below share one genomic window:
- the alr gene encoding alanine racemase translates to MNKNINWIEIDRPALISNVRAFRKLLEPQAKFMPVIKSNAYGHGLPEVASILARSKLVDWLGLNSLDEAVALRKQGIRKPLLLLGYVPLVRLGEAARDDIRLTVYNKETVLALAKIKVQKKIRLHIKLETGTNRQGIDLPEAINLAALIKKYPHLFLEGYSTHFANIEDTTDRSYPDSQKDRYLKMIARLEKLGHSAPVNHVACTAAALIFPDTHKNLARIGIGLYGLWPSRETMLAVRDRDPGFRLEPVLSWKTRVAQVKTVPSGSFVSYGCTYRTTRKTRLAVLPVGYYDGYDRKLSNTAHVLIKGKRAPIRGRVCMNLCLADITDIPGVRLEDEVILLGRQGKEQISAEQLAQWIGTINYEVVTRINPLLPRIIV, encoded by the coding sequence ATGAATAAAAATATCAACTGGATCGAGATCGACCGGCCAGCGTTGATCAGTAATGTCCGGGCCTTCCGAAAGCTGCTGGAACCGCAGGCCAAATTCATGCCGGTGATAAAATCCAACGCCTACGGCCACGGCTTGCCGGAAGTGGCGTCAATACTGGCCAGATCGAAACTGGTGGATTGGCTGGGCCTGAATTCTTTGGATGAGGCGGTGGCCTTAAGAAAACAGGGCATCAGGAAACCGTTGTTGCTGCTGGGCTATGTGCCCTTGGTCCGCCTGGGCGAAGCGGCCCGGGACGACATCCGGCTGACGGTATACAACAAAGAGACCGTCCTGGCCCTGGCTAAAATAAAAGTTCAAAAAAAGATCCGCCTCCATATAAAACTGGAGACCGGCACCAACCGCCAAGGAATTGACCTGCCTGAAGCCATAAACCTGGCGGCCCTGATAAAAAAATATCCCCATCTTTTCCTGGAGGGCTACTCCACCCACTTTGCCAACATCGAAGATACCACCGACCGCAGCTACCCGGACAGCCAAAAGGATAGATATCTCAAGATGATCGCCAGGCTGGAAAAGCTGGGGCATTCCGCCCCGGTGAACCATGTGGCCTGCACTGCTGCCGCCCTGATATTCCCCGATACCCACAAGAACCTGGCCCGGATCGGCATCGGTCTTTACGGGCTGTGGCCCTCCCGGGAGACCATGCTGGCCGTCCGGGACCGCGATCCCGGGTTCAGGCTGGAACCGGTGCTGTCATGGAAGACCCGGGTGGCCCAGGTCAAGACCGTTCCCTCCGGCTCCTTCGTCAGCTACGGCTGCACCTACCGCACCACCCGAAAGACCAGGCTGGCGGTCCTGCCGGTGGGTTATTACGACGGATATGACCGCAAGCTCTCCAACACCGCCCATGTGCTGATAAAGGGCAAAAGGGCGCCCATCAGGGGCCGGGTCTGCATGAACCTCTGCCTGGCCGACATCACCGATATCCCCGGCGTTAGGCTGGAGGATGAAGTGATACTGCTGGGCAGGCAGGGCAAGGAGCAAATCAGCGCCGAACAGCTGGCACAATGGATCGGCACCATCAATTACGAGGTGGTCACCAGGATCAACCCCCTGCTGCCCAGGATAATAGTGTAG
- a CDS encoding DUF1844 domain-containing protein codes for MADEIKQPLPPASIESLFYMLGTSAMVNLGLVPDPTNQKTTTNLELAKHNIDTLGIMQKKTAGNLTSDESRLLDELLYDLRMKYVRATSQNEKK; via the coding sequence ATGGCTGATGAAATTAAACAACCGTTGCCGCCGGCCAGCATAGAATCCCTTTTCTATATGCTGGGCACATCGGCGATGGTAAATTTGGGACTGGTGCCAGACCCCACAAATCAGAAGACCACAACCAACCTGGAGCTGGCCAAGCACAATATCGACACCTTGGGGATAATGCAGAAAAAGACCGCCGGAAACCTTACTTCGGATGAATCCAGGCTGCTGGACGAGCTGCTGTACGATCTGCGCATGAAGTACGTCCGGGCGACATCCCAGAACGAGAAAAAATAA
- a CDS encoding LysM peptidoglycan-binding domain-containing protein, producing the protein MFKNRSLLALMVIAGFLFSAGIISAQQGNVVHKVVEGETLWELAGRYMQNSFSWPLIWEANKEIIADPHWIYPGQDLVIPPQTLSEQVTAPDTAVAQPEMQAEVPVEEMVYEPEPMEETPAVSVRKTQAMGYVKRPTPVVSELMAFEAGFISDELDKPTGHIIGSDRKDIEALMSNDPVYINLGSRDGAKPGDKHALYRVGQKVKHPQNGKNLGRIINIVGVLEVTDIEEKTSRAKLIKTFDGISRKEAFRPYVQIIVPKDVSPLPVQKSNEGCIVAFKQTNTSATEYKTVYIDKGLANGIMPGDVFEIYRTGTKASDPDRGGKNVLPELIIGRLQVLSARNNTAAAVITNSKVEDIVVGEKIRLIKQVPTR; encoded by the coding sequence ATGTTTAAGAACAGGTCACTGTTGGCGTTGATGGTTATAGCCGGATTTCTTTTCAGCGCGGGGATCATTTCCGCCCAACAGGGCAACGTGGTCCATAAAGTTGTGGAGGGCGAAACCCTGTGGGAGCTGGCCGGGAGATATATGCAAAATTCCTTCTCCTGGCCCCTGATCTGGGAGGCCAACAAGGAGATCATCGCCGATCCCCACTGGATCTATCCCGGCCAGGATCTGGTGATCCCTCCCCAGACCCTTTCGGAGCAGGTGACCGCGCCCGACACTGCAGTCGCTCAACCCGAGATGCAAGCCGAGGTCCCGGTCGAGGAGATGGTCTATGAACCGGAGCCCATGGAGGAGACCCCGGCTGTCTCGGTAAGAAAAACCCAGGCTATGGGATATGTTAAAAGACCGACCCCGGTGGTATCGGAGCTGATGGCCTTCGAGGCCGGCTTCATCAGCGATGAACTGGACAAGCCCACCGGCCATATCATCGGCAGCGACCGCAAGGACATCGAGGCTCTGATGTCAAACGATCCGGTGTATATCAACCTGGGCTCGCGGGACGGCGCCAAGCCGGGCGATAAGCACGCCCTGTACCGGGTGGGCCAGAAAGTGAAGCATCCCCAGAACGGAAAGAACCTCGGCAGGATCATCAATATAGTAGGCGTTCTGGAGGTAACCGATATCGAGGAGAAAACCTCCCGGGCCAAACTGATAAAGACCTTTGACGGCATATCCCGCAAGGAGGCCTTCAGGCCTTACGTCCAGATAATAGTCCCCAAGGATGTGTCCCCGCTGCCGGTGCAAAAATCCAACGAGGGATGTATCGTGGCTTTCAAACAGACCAACACTTCGGCCACCGAGTATAAGACGGTGTATATCGACAAGGGCCTGGCCAACGGGATCATGCCGGGCGACGTTTTCGAGATTTACCGCACCGGAACCAAGGCCAGCGATCCCGACCGGGGCGGCAAAAATGTTCTTCCCGAGCTTATAATCGGACGGCTGCAGGTGTTATCGGCCAGGAACAATACCGCGGCTGCGGTCATCACCAATTCCAAGGTCGAGGATATTGTGGTGGGGGAGAAGATCAGGCTCATCAAACAGGTCCCCACCAGGTGA
- a CDS encoding cyclic nucleotide-binding domain-containing protein, with product MGASNKNPDLLKKVYLFNDLTQPELEKILTLAYEKTYEKETAVFQEGEIGDAFYIVDQGQVRISTMVPGVGEEALKILRPGDYFGEMALIDDFPRSAAAIAHEGEVKLLAIYKRDFKKLMAEDKEMAYKLMAVFIKTLSTRLRDTNDKLKNIFAIAKSF from the coding sequence ATGGGAGCATCCAATAAAAACCCCGATCTGCTCAAAAAAGTTTACCTGTTCAACGATCTGACCCAGCCGGAGCTGGAGAAGATCCTGACTTTGGCCTATGAGAAAACATATGAAAAAGAGACGGCCGTCTTCCAGGAGGGCGAGATAGGAGACGCCTTCTATATCGTCGACCAGGGTCAGGTTCGGATATCCACCATGGTCCCGGGGGTTGGGGAGGAGGCCCTGAAGATCCTGCGGCCGGGGGATTATTTCGGGGAGATGGCCCTGATCGACGACTTTCCCCGTTCGGCGGCCGCTATCGCCCACGAGGGCGAAGTCAAGCTGTTGGCCATCTACAAGCGGGATTTCAAAAAGCTGATGGCCGAGGACAAAGAGATGGCCTACAAGCTGATGGCGGTCTTCATAAAAACCCTCTCCACCCGCCTGCGGGACACCAACGACAAACTGAAGAACATCTTTGCCATAGCCAAGTCTTTTTAA
- a CDS encoding molybdopterin-dependent oxidoreductase, producing MDIRYSAAILLGVVMLAVSGCSSSADDNNRTTLRKAKDLGRVEIKKYQGQRLTDFEKLRDNSIQGPQEVDTAKYRLTIDGLVSVKQELSYRQVLGMDQYQKLITLHCVEGWSAKGLFEGALVGDILKLAVVKPGANTLIFHAADGYTSSLPLKAVLDKKILLAYKVNNKTLTARSGFPFQLIAEDKLGYKWVKWLRRIEVSSDSTYRGFWESRGYDNKADY from the coding sequence ATGGATATCCGATATTCCGCGGCCATTCTTCTGGGTGTTGTGATGCTGGCCGTCTCCGGTTGCTCTTCATCGGCCGATGATAACAATCGAACGACTTTACGGAAGGCCAAAGACCTGGGGCGGGTGGAGATAAAAAAATACCAGGGCCAGAGGCTGACCGATTTCGAGAAACTGCGGGACAACTCCATTCAGGGGCCGCAGGAGGTGGATACCGCTAAATACCGCCTGACCATCGACGGCCTGGTGTCGGTCAAACAGGAATTGAGTTATCGCCAGGTGCTGGGGATGGATCAATATCAAAAACTGATTACCCTGCACTGTGTCGAAGGATGGAGCGCCAAGGGGCTTTTCGAGGGGGCGCTGGTGGGGGACATTTTAAAACTGGCGGTTGTCAAGCCGGGGGCCAATACCCTGATATTCCATGCCGCTGACGGGTACACCTCTTCCCTGCCGCTGAAAGCCGTGCTGGACAAAAAGATCCTGCTGGCCTATAAGGTAAACAATAAAACCCTTACCGCCAGGTCGGGCTTTCCCTTTCAGCTGATAGCCGAGGATAAGCTGGGATATAAGTGGGTAAAATGGCTGCGGCGGATAGAGGTCTCCAGCGATTCCACCTACAGGGGTTTCTGGGAGAGCCGGGGCTACGACAATAAGGCGGATTATTGA
- a CDS encoding ferritin family protein, which produces MKITKKAMPKALQAALKLERKGTAFYLKMSEKTGNILAKRLFDQLAMQEVEHIGRINEIYSAITQGQSWPEPKGKKIGYLEAEMKKVFARINHSKSREKPDNISGMKVAMDMEWYSYKMYQKFFAAAVDGPEKEFFKRMLEEETKHYEALSNVYAYLTSSGDWLERSESNTWNWMNS; this is translated from the coding sequence ATGAAAATCACAAAAAAAGCCATGCCCAAAGCCCTGCAGGCCGCCCTGAAGCTGGAACGCAAGGGCACCGCTTTCTACCTGAAGATGTCGGAGAAGACCGGCAACATTCTGGCCAAGCGGCTGTTCGACCAGCTGGCCATGCAGGAGGTGGAGCATATCGGCCGGATAAACGAGATCTATTCGGCCATCACCCAGGGGCAGAGCTGGCCCGAACCCAAGGGAAAGAAGATCGGCTATCTGGAGGCCGAGATGAAGAAGGTCTTCGCCCGGATCAACCACAGCAAGTCCCGGGAGAAACCGGACAATATCTCGGGCATGAAGGTGGCCATGGATATGGAATGGTACAGTTATAAGATGTACCAGAAATTCTTCGCCGCCGCGGTGGACGGCCCGGAGAAGGAATTCTTCAAGCGGATGCTGGAGGAGGAGACCAAACATTACGAAGCGCTGTCCAACGTCTATGCCTACCTGACCAGCAGCGGGGACTGGCTGGAGCGCTCCGAGAGCAATACCTGGAACTGGATGAACTCATAA
- a CDS encoding type IV pilus twitching motility protein PilT has translation MQGQSIKAVFLPASAAAPHQEQSAAAAAPGNPAPSATADSPAFTAAHKEAEIDKLLRLLVERKGSDLHLSAAERPCFRIDGEIKKLMEFPVMSPEDTKKMLKEIAGPRYRQQFEERNDTDFAYEIPGLARFRVNFFSDRKGMGGVFRVIPTKTVTVEDLKLSPAIQNLCYLSKGLVLVTGPTGSGKSTTLCALVDLINRTRCDHIITLEDPIEFVHENKKCLVNQREIGSHTDSFKNALRAALREDPDIVLVGEMRDLETISIAIETAETGHLVFGTLHTSTAASTVDRVIEQFPPDRQEQIRMMLSESLKGVLSQTLCKKIGGGRVAAMEVLFGIPAVSNLIREGKTYQLPSIIQTNRKMGMVMLNDALMEIVKKKMVEPKDAYIKSMDKIDLLNQLKRDGFDTSFIDEVK, from the coding sequence ATGCAGGGCCAAAGCATCAAGGCGGTGTTCCTACCGGCCAGCGCCGCGGCGCCTCATCAGGAGCAGTCCGCCGCAGCGGCCGCTCCGGGGAACCCGGCCCCCTCGGCCACAGCAGACTCCCCGGCTTTCACTGCGGCCCACAAGGAGGCAGAGATAGACAAACTGCTGAGACTGCTGGTGGAGCGCAAGGGCTCGGATCTGCATCTTTCGGCCGCCGAGAGGCCCTGCTTCCGGATAGACGGCGAGATCAAGAAACTGATGGAATTCCCGGTGATGTCCCCGGAGGACACCAAAAAAATGCTGAAAGAGATCGCCGGGCCCCGCTACCGCCAGCAGTTTGAGGAACGTAACGATACCGATTTCGCCTACGAGATACCCGGGTTGGCCCGTTTCCGGGTCAACTTCTTTTCCGATCGCAAGGGGATGGGCGGCGTGTTCCGGGTGATCCCCACCAAGACAGTGACAGTAGAGGACCTGAAGCTCTCCCCGGCCATCCAGAACCTGTGCTACCTTTCCAAGGGGCTGGTGCTGGTGACCGGGCCGACCGGGTCCGGCAAATCCACCACCCTGTGCGCCCTGGTGGATCTGATCAACCGCACCCGGTGCGACCATATTATCACCCTGGAGGATCCCATCGAGTTCGTCCATGAGAACAAAAAGTGCTTAGTCAATCAGCGGGAGATCGGCAGCCACACCGATTCCTTCAAGAACGCCCTGAGGGCGGCCCTGCGCGAGGATCCGGACATCGTTCTGGTGGGCGAGATGCGCGACCTGGAGACCATCTCCATCGCCATCGAGACCGCCGAGACCGGGCATCTGGTGTTCGGCACCCTGCATACCTCCACCGCCGCCAGCACGGTGGACCGGGTGATAGAGCAGTTCCCGCCCGATCGCCAGGAACAGATCCGGATGATGCTGTCTGAATCGCTAAAGGGCGTCCTATCCCAAACCCTGTGCAAGAAGATCGGCGGTGGACGGGTGGCCGCCATGGAGGTGCTGTTTGGGATTCCGGCGGTCTCCAACCTGATCCGGGAGGGCAAGACCTACCAGCTGCCGTCCATCATCCAGACCAACCGCAAGATGGGGATGGTGATGTTGAACGACGCCCTGATGGAGATCGTCAAAAAGAAAATGGTGGAGCCCAAGGATGCCTACATAAAATCCATGGACAAGATAGATTTGCTTAATCAGCTGAAGCGCGACGGCTTTGATACATCGTTTATTGATGAGGTAAAATAG
- a CDS encoding phasin family protein — MTGTIEKIITLGLGTIAVTKGKAEEVVKELMKEGQINKKDADLMVKKLMKKGEASKKELNTMVENAIHTVMKKLNVPTRSEMNKLRAEIAQLKKAKLAKRK; from the coding sequence ATGACGGGAACAATAGAAAAAATCATCACCCTGGGTCTGGGCACCATCGCCGTCACCAAGGGAAAGGCCGAGGAGGTGGTCAAGGAGTTGATGAAAGAGGGCCAGATCAACAAAAAGGATGCCGACCTGATGGTGAAGAAGCTGATGAAAAAGGGCGAGGCCAGCAAGAAGGAGCTTAATACCATGGTGGAGAATGCCATCCATACCGTGATGAAGAAACTGAACGTGCCCACTCGCTCCGAGATGAACAAACTGCGGGCCGAGATCGCCCAGCTTAAGAAGGCCAAGCTGGCCAAGCGCAAATAG
- a CDS encoding ubiquinone biosynthesis protein UbiB has protein sequence MNYKNIKRLRQILRVLAKHGFGYLVDKLNAEQRVLGRLLTSFQPIKKRQFLHMVEPVRLRTALEQLGPTFIKFGQVLSTRPDLLPPEFCREMEKLQDNVPACHFCDMEGQVEAELKRPIGDIFSSFSSGPMAAASLAQVHRARLKDGRRAVVKVQRPGIEQMVENDLEILAFLAAKIEQYVEESRAYNLIGMVRELKKSLARELDFNIEAANAQRFREMFADDPTVYIPQVFLEQSGARVLTMEEIQGIKITDMEALEAAGLDRPTIAVNGANAYLKQIFGKGFFHADPHPGNLFVLKENRVVFLDFGMTGRLHPHIKSQIIKILQGIIHGDMAMMSEAAAALGTTDEHTDFRSLELELSDFVDRNYVTSLKDVRVGENFAQLMNILTGNKVKLAPELFLLARTLMTIEGVGKKLDPDFNLIELLEPYIKQLLRERRSPRKIAQDLMKFLGWAYNFVIALPRDMREIVTKLKKGKLHIEFEHKGLEDLIAELDRVSNRIAFSLIIAALIVGSSIIMHADKGVKILGHPVLGVLGYLLAGFLGLWLAWSIFRSGKL, from the coding sequence ATGAATTATAAGAACATCAAACGCCTGCGCCAGATATTGCGGGTGCTGGCCAAGCACGGCTTCGGCTATCTGGTGGACAAGCTGAACGCCGAGCAGAGGGTGCTGGGCCGTCTGCTGACGAGCTTCCAGCCCATCAAGAAACGCCAATTCCTTCATATGGTGGAGCCGGTGCGATTAAGAACAGCCCTGGAGCAACTGGGTCCGACCTTCATCAAATTCGGCCAGGTGCTGTCCACCAGGCCTGACCTGCTGCCGCCGGAATTCTGCCGGGAGATGGAAAAGCTTCAGGACAACGTCCCGGCCTGCCATTTCTGCGACATGGAGGGACAGGTGGAGGCCGAGCTGAAGCGCCCGATAGGCGATATTTTCTCCAGCTTCTCCAGCGGGCCGATGGCCGCGGCCTCGCTGGCCCAGGTGCACCGGGCCAGGCTTAAGGACGGCCGGAGGGCGGTGGTCAAGGTACAGCGTCCGGGCATTGAGCAGATGGTGGAGAACGATTTGGAGATACTGGCCTTTCTGGCGGCCAAGATCGAGCAGTATGTGGAGGAAAGCCGGGCCTACAATCTGATCGGCATGGTGCGGGAGCTAAAAAAGTCCCTGGCCCGGGAGCTGGATTTCAACATCGAGGCGGCCAACGCCCAGAGGTTCAGGGAGATGTTCGCCGACGACCCCACGGTCTACATTCCCCAGGTCTTCCTGGAGCAGTCCGGCGCCAGGGTGCTGACCATGGAGGAGATCCAGGGCATTAAGATTACCGACATGGAGGCGTTGGAGGCGGCGGGACTGGACCGCCCCACCATCGCCGTCAATGGGGCCAACGCCTATCTTAAACAGATATTCGGGAAAGGCTTCTTTCATGCCGACCCCCATCCCGGGAACCTGTTCGTTTTGAAAGAGAACAGGGTGGTTTTTCTGGATTTCGGGATGACCGGCCGGCTGCACCCCCACATTAAATCGCAGATCATCAAGATCCTGCAGGGCATAATTCATGGCGACATGGCCATGATGAGCGAGGCGGCGGCTGCCCTGGGCACCACCGATGAGCACACCGACTTCCGATCCCTGGAGCTGGAGCTTTCGGACTTCGTGGACCGCAACTATGTCACCTCGCTGAAGGACGTCAGGGTGGGCGAGAACTTCGCCCAGCTGATGAACATCCTCACCGGGAACAAGGTGAAGCTGGCCCCGGAACTGTTTCTGCTGGCCAGGACCCTGATGACCATTGAGGGGGTGGGGAAAAAGTTGGACCCGGATTTCAACCTGATAGAACTGCTGGAGCCTTACATCAAGCAGCTTTTAAGGGAGCGGCGCAGCCCCCGCAAGATAGCCCAGGACCTGATGAAGTTCCTGGGCTGGGCTTATAATTTCGTGATCGCCCTGCCCCGGGACATGCGGGAGATCGTCACCAAGCTCAAGAAGGGGAAGCTGCACATCGAATTCGAGCACAAGGGGCTGGAGGATCTGATAGCCGAGCTGGACCGGGTGTCCAACCGCATCGCCTTCAGCCTGATCATCGCCGCCCTGATCGTGGGTTCGTCCATCATCATGCACGCCGACAAGGGGGTCAAGATTTTGGGCCACCCGGTGCTGGGGGTGCTGGGTTATCTGCTGGCCGGGTTTCTGGGGTTGTGGCTGGCCTGGTCGATATTCCGGTCGGGGAAGCTGTAG
- a CDS encoding biotin--[acetyl-CoA-carboxylase] ligase: MKNLDIKYIQKNLKTREFGRKLFYFEQLDSTSSHLAELSKGSAGQGTVVIAEQQTAGRGRQGNSWHSPPGPGLYFSLLLKPELPSIKLSGLTLALGCSAAETIEGITNCPVTVKWPNDLYCNNRKVGGMLTEMQSHGGLIDNAVIGIGLNVNNEAVPLELCDTASSLFLETGKATSREDLLVGLLSGLEDDYRLFREQGFKSFAGRLTARFFLQGKQASVQDGLGIRLRGVVSGFDSDGCLLLTDQQGRTVKCCSGTVTEMEP, translated from the coding sequence ATGAAAAATCTGGATATAAAGTACATCCAAAAGAACCTGAAGACCCGGGAATTCGGCCGGAAGCTTTTCTATTTCGAGCAGCTGGATTCCACCAGCAGCCACCTGGCAGAGCTATCAAAGGGTTCCGCCGGGCAGGGCACCGTGGTGATCGCCGAACAGCAGACCGCAGGGCGGGGCCGGCAGGGCAACAGCTGGCACTCGCCGCCGGGCCCGGGGCTGTATTTCTCCCTGCTGCTGAAGCCGGAACTGCCGTCCATCAAACTTTCCGGCCTGACCCTGGCCCTGGGCTGTTCGGCCGCGGAGACCATCGAGGGGATCACCAATTGTCCGGTGACGGTTAAATGGCCCAACGACCTGTACTGCAATAATCGCAAGGTGGGGGGCATGCTCACCGAGATGCAGTCCCACGGCGGACTGATAGATAACGCGGTCATCGGGATCGGCTTGAACGTCAACAACGAGGCGGTCCCGCTGGAACTATGCGATACGGCCTCCTCGCTTTTTCTAGAGACCGGAAAGGCCACCTCCCGGGAGGACCTGCTGGTGGGGCTGCTGTCCGGGCTGGAGGACGATTACCGGCTTTTCCGGGAGCAGGGTTTTAAGTCCTTTGCCGGCCGGCTCACCGCCAGGTTCTTTCTCCAGGGCAAACAGGCCTCGGTCCAGGACGGGCTGGGCATCAGGCTGAGGGGAGTGGTAAGCGGGTTCGACAGCGACGGCTGCCTGTTGCTGACCGACCAGCAGGGCCGGACCGTAAAATGCTGTTCCGGAACCGTCACGGAGATGGAGCCATGA
- a CDS encoding type III pantothenate kinase, which produces MNLCLDIGNSKIRAGVFSQKRLLAEGVIYYERDISALKIRAFIGKFASRYPIDQAGLISVSPPLTARVRKAFKELPDIRFKVINYSDFKIMNIRYRNPGKLGIDRLINVYAAFSIYDGPALVVDIGTAVTWDAVTAKGEYMGGAIAPGPGTMAEALHQYTAALPLVKLKRKPRFVGRDTGECIQAGLYWGTVGMIKELIGGISRDTKRNPRVIFTGGLGTLFAREFRGCLADELLTLKGIDRLLKEMKNQK; this is translated from the coding sequence ATGAACCTATGCCTGGACATCGGCAACAGCAAGATCAGGGCCGGAGTATTCTCACAAAAGCGATTGTTGGCTGAGGGGGTCATTTATTATGAGCGGGATATCAGCGCATTAAAGATCAGGGCCTTTATCGGTAAATTTGCCAGCCGCTATCCCATAGACCAGGCTGGACTGATCTCGGTCTCTCCGCCGCTTACGGCAAGGGTTCGAAAAGCTTTCAAAGAACTGCCGGATATTCGGTTTAAGGTGATCAACTACTCGGATTTCAAAATAATGAATATCCGCTATCGCAATCCTGGGAAGCTGGGGATTGACCGCCTGATCAATGTTTATGCCGCTTTCAGCATCTATGACGGCCCGGCACTGGTGGTGGACATCGGGACCGCCGTCACCTGGGATGCGGTCACCGCCAAGGGAGAATATATGGGCGGGGCCATCGCCCCCGGCCCGGGCACCATGGCCGAGGCCCTGCATCAATATACTGCAGCCCTGCCGCTGGTCAAGCTAAAAAGGAAGCCCCGGTTCGTGGGGCGGGATACAGGGGAATGCATTCAGGCGGGCCTTTACTGGGGGACCGTGGGGATGATCAAAGAACTGATCGGCGGAATATCCCGGGACACCAAGCGCAACCCCCGGGTGATCTTCACTGGCGGGTTGGGTACGCTCTTCGCCCGGGAATTCAGGGGATGCCTGGCTGATGAACTGCTGACGCTGAAGGGAATCGACCGGCTCCTAAAGGAAATGAAAAACCAAAAATAA
- a CDS encoding Rne/Rng family ribonuclease: MATDIIINTTSHETRIALMEEGKLVELWLERTAEQRMVGDIYKGRVEKVLPGLQAAFVDIGFGKSGFLAFSDTAFDLGDFETEDGPKAKPARRIEDALKNGQEVMVQVSKEPIGSKGPRLTSHVSFAGRFCVLVPNEERVGVSRRVEDRAERRRLKEEFLKHLPQGYGLVIRTAAEGEDEKGFGRDLKILLKTWQQVKRDYRKAKISSRVYSEPPMVISFLRELAAMEIGSLVVDDKRTHDQIAEYVKNLDPALKKRLLLYREDIPLFEAYDIEAQIEKALQQKVWLKSGGRIVIEQTEALVTIDVNSGRYTGKRDAEGTITRVNIEAAREVARQLRLRDIGGIIVIDFIDMDREANRRKVLAELKEALKDDRSKPKVYEISPLGLVEMSRKRVRPSLWQAFSHSCPTCHGTGRVLSPETMAARLERWFLQADRNIRNRRLEVSAHPLFIDYLERQGRKLADDVKKRYKVDLRLKRDNLDNVSQFKITDIANGRDITREFSVDRWVDLD; encoded by the coding sequence ATGGCAACAGATATTATTATCAACACTACTAGCCACGAAACCAGGATCGCTCTGATGGAGGAGGGCAAACTGGTCGAACTATGGCTGGAGCGCACCGCCGAACAGCGGATGGTGGGCGACATCTACAAGGGCCGGGTGGAGAAGGTCCTGCCGGGACTGCAGGCGGCCTTCGTGGACATCGGCTTCGGCAAGAGCGGATTCCTGGCTTTCTCGGATACCGCTTTCGATCTGGGCGATTTCGAGACGGAGGATGGGCCCAAAGCCAAACCCGCCCGGCGGATCGAGGACGCTTTGAAGAACGGCCAGGAGGTGATGGTCCAGGTGTCCAAGGAGCCCATCGGCAGCAAGGGCCCCCGGCTTACCTCCCATGTCTCCTTTGCCGGGCGTTTCTGCGTGCTGGTGCCCAATGAGGAGAGGGTGGGCGTCTCCCGCCGGGTGGAGGACCGGGCCGAGCGCCGCCGGCTCAAGGAGGAATTCTTGAAACACCTGCCCCAGGGCTACGGCCTGGTGATCCGAACCGCCGCCGAGGGCGAGGATGAAAAGGGCTTTGGCCGGGATCTTAAAATTTTACTTAAAACCTGGCAGCAGGTCAAGCGTGATTACCGTAAGGCCAAGATATCATCCCGGGTTTATTCGGAGCCACCAATGGTTATCAGTTTCCTGAGGGAGCTGGCGGCCATGGAGATCGGCAGCCTGGTGGTGGACGACAAAAGGACTCATGACCAGATAGCCGAATACGTCAAAAACCTGGACCCGGCCCTTAAGAAGCGCCTGCTGTTGTACCGGGAGGACATTCCGCTGTTCGAGGCCTATGATATAGAGGCCCAGATCGAGAAAGCCCTGCAGCAGAAGGTATGGCTGAAAAGCGGCGGACGGATAGTGATCGAGCAGACCGAGGCCCTGGTGACCATAGATGTCAACTCCGGCCGGTACACCGGCAAGCGGGATGCCGAGGGCACCATCACCCGGGTCAATATCGAGGCCGCCCGGGAGGTAGCCCGCCAGCTGAGACTGCGGGATATCGGGGGCATCATCGTGATAGATTTCATCGACATGGACCGGGAGGCCAACCGCCGCAAGGTGCTGGCCGAGCTGAAGGAGGCCCTCAAGGACGACCGATCCAAGCCCAAGGTCTACGAGATCTCCCCGTTGGGATTGGTGGAGATGAGCCGCAAACGGGTTCGGCCCAGCCTGTGGCAGGCCTTCTCCCACAGCTGCCCCACCTGCCATGGCACCGGGCGGGTGCTGTCGCCCGAGACCATGGCCGCCAGGCTGGAGCGTTGGTTCCTGCAGGCCGACCGGAATATCCGGAACCGCCGGCTGGAGGTGTCGGCCCACCCCCTGTTCATAGACTACCTGGAGCGGCAGGGCCGGAAGCTTGCCGACGACGTCAAAAAGCGGTATAAGGTCGACCTCCGCCTGAAGCGGGACAACCTGGATAATGTCTCCCAATTCAAGATAACCGATATCGCCAACGGCCGGGACATCACCCGGGAATTTTCTGTTGACAGATGGGTCGATTTAGATTAA